One part of the Mya arenaria isolate MELC-2E11 chromosome 3, ASM2691426v1 genome encodes these proteins:
- the LOC128226130 gene encoding ribosome biogenesis protein SPATA5-like: MRPGRFDRVLYVPLPNLATRHQIFMIHLRKMPVGEAVTPESLAERTQGYSGAEIASVCHEAAMFALQEDIGSQSVEERHFLSALETVTPSIDQDTIKFYEE; this comes from the exons ATGCGTCCGGGTCGGTTTGATCGAGTGCTGTACGTTCCCCTGCCAAACCTGGCCACACGTCACCAGATCTTCATGATCCACTTGCGTAAGATGCCGGTTGGGGAGGCAGTTACTCCAGAGTCACTTGCAGAACGAACACAGGGATACTCTGGCGCAGAG ATTGCGTCTGTGTGCCATGAGGCGGCCATGTTCGCACTACAGGAGGATATCGGGAGCCAGTCAGTGGAGGAACGCCATTTCCTGTCTGCACTGGAAACCGTCACTCCTAGCATTGACCAGGATACGATCAAGTTCTATgaggaataa